The Seriola aureovittata isolate HTS-2021-v1 ecotype China chromosome 16, ASM2101889v1, whole genome shotgun sequence genomic interval TTTataaaaaaatcagacaaagGACAAAATATTGTTAGGAGTAATGCCAGTTTACTATGAAAAAATAACCACTGTAAGTGAAACACACAATGGGTAAGGATGAGTAGCATTACTATTAgctataaaataattttaaaacgCACCTTTCAGGAGATGACAGAGTAGAGTACCACTGAATCATCAAGTGTCATCTGACTTTCATCTATTCTTattataaaatggaaatactcattCACAAAACCTTTAGggctttgatttatttattctctctgCTTTCCTGCGGCAATTCGACTCATCACAGCGCATGAGAACAAATATTATCAGTGCGAGGATGGCTTCAGAAAATCCCAACCAAAACCAGATTTCTAGCACAGATTTCCTGACACTGTTCAACTCAAGGAACTATGTTGTTGAGCGAGTTTCTGTGAACCTGATTATCACAGGtttcctcctgtctttcttttcgtTGCACAGCACACTGCCTGAGGTGCCGTCAGTGTCCTGTTGGCATATTTGGGACGTGCCTGCTGGGGAGTGATGTCACATGCAATAATGCAACTGAGAGCTGTTATACCGGAGAAGCGCGTAAGGAAACCTCTACAACACTGGAAATACTGCATTTTATACAGAAATGTACAATAAaaccaaacatgagaaaatttGGTTAAAGCTCAGTTTTGTCACTGCTTCTGCAAATAAAGTACAAAGTACAAATAAAGTACCTGCACAGTGTGAATAGTTGATAGATTAAACAGTGGCAAGAGAAAGgatgtgaaccctttggaatgacctggttttctgcattcaTAAAATGTGAACTGATCTTAAGTCACAAATAAATGAAGGATATCTGGTATGATTgttcctctctttgttttgtgaCGCATGGTTCATATCAGCAGATGTTTGAGTAGCTTTAACCCACACTTCCAATCTAGTTTCATTgattggactccaggtttgagAACTCCTGATTCCAGTTAGtttttgttgatgtcattaGCTGAGGGGTTCACATGCTTTTTccaacactgtgaatgtttgaattatgttttcaatatggacaagaacaatacaaGGATTTGTGTGTGATTAGTtgaaatagattgtgtttgttcatgatTGTAACTcagatgaagatctgaccatattttaagacaaatttatacataaatacaggTGATTCCAAGGAGTTTACTCACTTTATCGTGACGCTGTATATATGTAGAaatattattgttaattattactataaaatctgataaaaaagtaataatttcAAAACACTCTAAATTAACCTCCTTTaattttcacattcattttcattctccCAGAGTTCAACGCTACAGGGACGCTCACCCTGCACACCCGCGGCTGCCTGGACTCAGACCTGTGTGGGAGGACGCTGACTGGCGCCATCGCGGGCGCTGGTTACACCAGCAGTTTCCAGTGCTGTACCACAGATCTGTGCAACGGAGCCTC includes:
- the LOC130183843 gene encoding sperm acrosome membrane-associated protein 4-like gives rise to the protein MNNFWKAVTVLSAFIAAAHCLRCRQCPVGIFGTCLLGSDVTCNNATESCYTGEAQFNATGTLTLHTRGCLDSDLCGRTLTGAIAGAGYTSSFQCCTTDLCNGASSVQISLTVALCAAVLSSLWGTWEM